A window from Listeria seeligeri serovar 1/2b str. SLCC3954 encodes these proteins:
- a CDS encoding YesL family protein: MKLIDKFSVISDWIIRLVWTNLVWIFLVLMGGIVLGFMPATIALFTITRKWARGELDVSVWKLAWSTYKKAFISANLAGGIFFGLALFLYADLRIVFELMHGFWSTILYFFLMFLLFLVGIALLQYFTVFVHFQMKNVRSYVAQSFLLAFTSLKNTFMIVVGVIFCAWLISKMPAFILFISGVLPSYWIMKINLQRFKQMEPK; the protein is encoded by the coding sequence ATGAAACTTATTGATAAATTTTCCGTTATTAGTGATTGGATTATAAGACTTGTATGGACGAATTTAGTATGGATTTTTCTTGTATTAATGGGCGGAATTGTTCTGGGCTTTATGCCAGCTACTATTGCCCTTTTTACAATTACTAGAAAATGGGCAAGAGGCGAATTAGATGTGTCGGTTTGGAAACTCGCTTGGTCAACTTATAAAAAAGCTTTTATTTCTGCTAACTTGGCGGGGGGGATATTTTTTGGTCTTGCGCTGTTTCTTTATGCCGATTTACGAATTGTCTTTGAATTAATGCACGGTTTCTGGTCAACGATTTTATATTTCTTCCTAATGTTTTTATTATTCTTAGTAGGCATTGCATTATTGCAATATTTTACCGTGTTTGTTCACTTCCAAATGAAAAATGTTCGATCATATGTTGCGCAATCATTTTTGCTAGCGTTCACCAGTTTGAAAAACACTTTTATGATTGTGGTTGGAGTTATTTTTTGCGCATGGTTAATCTCGAAAATGCCCGCGTTTATTTTGTTTATCTCTGGAGTGCTACCAAGTTATTGGATAATGAAAATCAATTTGCAAAGATTTAAACAAATGGAACCAAAGTAA
- a CDS encoding glycoside hydrolase family 125 protein, translated as MTKEFPASFNKWIDKVKTTFPENEKLHRMFEKCFTNTYTTTLQQTEDGLPFVITGDIPAMWLRDSTSQIRPYLIVAEEDEEMATLIENLVKLQTKCILHDPYANAFNKSANGAGFQKDKTAMTSLVWERKYEIDSLCYPIQLAYLLWKSTNHIGHFTEEFRQALHQIIHVFQIEQQHNELSTYRFERENVRQSDTLNNDGKGTEVSYTGMSWSGFRPSDDACLYGYLVPSNMFLVVVMDYIQEIGAKFYPEDTALIEKSLQLRNEVATGIDNFAKETHPYYGDVYAYEVDGTGRKLFMDDANVPSLLAAPYLGFCQTEDDTYQATRKLILSRENPYFVEGTLLKGIGSPHTPDHYVWPIALSIQGLTAKTTDEKSAILEMLIAGDGGTDYMHEGVNASNPAEFTRDWFAWSNAMFSEFVLSLCDVYVKGSPLSK; from the coding sequence ATGACAAAAGAATTTCCAGCTAGTTTTAACAAGTGGATTGATAAAGTAAAAACAACATTTCCGGAGAATGAAAAATTACATCGAATGTTTGAAAAATGTTTTACCAACACGTACACAACGACTTTACAACAAACGGAAGATGGATTGCCATTTGTTATCACTGGAGATATTCCTGCAATGTGGCTCAGGGATTCTACTAGCCAAATTAGACCATACCTCATAGTTGCAGAAGAAGATGAAGAGATGGCAACGTTGATTGAAAACCTAGTAAAACTACAAACAAAATGTATCTTGCACGATCCGTATGCTAATGCTTTCAATAAAAGTGCTAATGGAGCTGGTTTTCAAAAAGATAAAACAGCAATGACGAGCCTTGTTTGGGAACGTAAATACGAAATTGATTCACTTTGTTATCCGATTCAATTAGCTTATCTTCTGTGGAAAAGTACGAACCATATTGGACATTTCACAGAAGAGTTCCGCCAAGCTTTGCATCAAATTATTCATGTCTTTCAAATCGAACAACAACATAACGAACTAAGCACCTATCGTTTTGAACGGGAAAATGTCCGTCAGTCAGATACGCTAAATAATGATGGTAAGGGAACTGAAGTTAGTTACACTGGTATGTCATGGAGTGGTTTTAGACCAAGTGATGATGCATGTCTGTATGGCTATCTCGTTCCAAGTAATATGTTTTTAGTTGTGGTGATGGATTATATCCAAGAAATCGGAGCTAAGTTTTATCCAGAAGACACAGCATTAATTGAAAAAAGTTTACAATTAAGAAATGAAGTTGCAACCGGGATTGATAATTTTGCCAAAGAAACACATCCATATTATGGTGATGTTTATGCTTATGAAGTTGACGGAACAGGACGTAAATTATTTATGGATGATGCGAATGTTCCAAGCTTGCTCGCAGCTCCGTATCTTGGTTTTTGCCAAACAGAAGATGATACCTATCAAGCAACAAGAAAACTAATTCTTAGCCGAGAAAATCCTTATTTTGTCGAAGGAACGTTACTAAAAGGAATTGGAAGTCCGCATACACCGGATCATTATGTTTGGCCAATTGCGCTAAGCATTCAAGGTTTAACTGCAAAAACGACCGATGAAAAATCAGCTATTTTAGAAATGTTAATTGCGGGTGATGGGGGTACAGATTATATGCATGAAGGCGTCAATGCATCGAATCCTGCTGAATTTACGCGCGATTGGTTTGCTTGGTCAAATGCGATGTTTAGCGAATTTGTCTTAAGCTTGTGCGATGTTTATGTAAAAGGAAGTCCGTTAAGTAAATAA
- a CDS encoding alpha-mannosidase, with the protein MTRKKAHIISHSHWDREWFLPLESLRFKLVTLMDEVEGLLDMEAGFNHFHMDGQMIMLEDYLAVKPAKREKMKQLVADGKLRIGPWYMLQDAFLTSGEANIRNLQYGLEMAKEFGHVEKIGYFPDTFGLYGQIPQLMSQAGFDTVVFGRGVNPTGFNNQVFDSAFASKYSEMFWESPDGSKVLGILLANWYSNGNEIPVEKEEAKVFWDKKLADVERFASTDEWLFMNGCDHQPVQTDLAEALEVAKELYPDVDFIHSHFERYQDAVKQSLEPEKLQTVYGELTSQQSDGWSTLANTASSRIYLKQANEKMERLLERLAEPISVMASDAGVPYPHEYLAFAWKLLMENQIHDSITACSLDEVHREMEVRFEKVEQVTMSLISNAARKLTEQITIAETGIPITIFHAGGVEIAKTIGIELETDEIHFSEMHFEQIPDELAKLPAQTFRLETSEGVEIPVVVEPLGIQFNYDLPERKFRDSYFARKYKLTFTVENLPAVGYETLYAHAISEVEPEVEPSSALTMENRFLKVEVAANGTYTLFDKMSGIEARGLGAYEDVGDIGNEYMFKEAGDKLRVDTLQSKPEISVLREDKLGKTIIIRHEIEIPESASAAAFAEEKRRLVWHPERKSPRSEKRIILKVATELTLNKHDKQLAVRVKIVNNADDHRFRVLFPTGVTCETHQAGSVFEVTTRPNKQAKEWTNPTSDNRKQAFVTSGNVLIATHGLPEYEVSENGDKLELTLLRAVSEIGDWGDFPAYEAECHREITAEFYVFLTDGSKAINSELPAEVNALLAPVYAMQHKPSNKAKILPENQNFAKWKAANGLVFSTFKLAKDNKRIVRFYQTATEPTILQTIHTWGKSTILEETSIGQEKNFTVRPNEIITLKGV; encoded by the coding sequence ATGACTAGAAAGAAAGCGCATATTATTTCTCATTCTCACTGGGACAGAGAATGGTTTTTACCACTAGAAAGCTTAAGATTTAAACTCGTAACATTAATGGATGAAGTAGAGGGTTTATTAGATATGGAAGCCGGTTTTAACCATTTTCATATGGACGGACAGATGATTATGCTCGAAGATTATTTGGCAGTAAAACCTGCAAAACGCGAAAAAATGAAACAACTTGTAGCAGATGGAAAACTGAGAATTGGTCCATGGTATATGTTGCAAGATGCTTTTTTAACAAGTGGAGAAGCGAACATTCGGAATTTACAATATGGATTAGAAATGGCAAAAGAGTTTGGTCATGTTGAAAAAATTGGCTATTTCCCAGACACATTTGGTCTATACGGGCAAATTCCGCAGTTAATGAGCCAAGCGGGATTCGATACGGTTGTTTTTGGTCGTGGAGTTAATCCAACGGGGTTTAATAATCAAGTTTTTGACAGTGCTTTTGCTTCAAAATATTCAGAGATGTTCTGGGAAAGTCCAGATGGCTCCAAGGTTTTAGGAATCTTGCTTGCGAATTGGTATTCAAACGGCAATGAAATTCCCGTCGAAAAAGAAGAGGCAAAAGTTTTTTGGGATAAAAAATTAGCGGATGTCGAACGTTTTGCATCCACAGACGAATGGCTATTTATGAACGGCTGCGACCATCAACCAGTGCAAACGGATTTAGCAGAAGCACTTGAGGTAGCTAAAGAACTTTATCCAGATGTTGATTTTATTCATAGTCATTTTGAACGTTATCAGGATGCAGTGAAACAAAGTCTTGAACCTGAAAAATTACAAACTGTTTATGGAGAGCTAACTAGCCAACAATCGGATGGCTGGTCAACGCTTGCGAACACTGCTTCTTCACGAATTTACTTAAAACAAGCGAATGAAAAGATGGAGCGTTTATTAGAAAGACTAGCTGAACCAATTTCGGTGATGGCAAGCGATGCAGGCGTACCTTACCCACATGAATATCTTGCTTTTGCTTGGAAGTTACTAATGGAAAATCAAATACATGATAGCATCACAGCTTGTAGTTTGGACGAGGTTCACCGTGAGATGGAAGTAAGATTTGAAAAAGTGGAACAAGTTACGATGTCGCTAATTTCAAATGCAGCTCGAAAATTAACCGAACAAATAACCATTGCAGAAACGGGAATTCCAATTACGATTTTCCATGCAGGTGGAGTAGAAATTGCAAAAACGATAGGAATAGAACTGGAGACAGATGAAATTCATTTTTCTGAGATGCATTTTGAGCAGATTCCTGATGAATTGGCAAAACTTCCTGCTCAAACTTTCCGCTTAGAAACAAGTGAAGGCGTTGAGATTCCGGTTGTAGTGGAGCCACTGGGCATTCAATTTAATTATGACTTACCAGAGCGGAAATTCCGTGATTCCTATTTTGCTAGAAAATATAAGTTAACCTTCACTGTCGAGAATTTGCCAGCTGTCGGTTATGAAACGCTATATGCCCATGCCATTTCAGAAGTAGAACCAGAAGTAGAACCAAGTTCAGCACTTACAATGGAAAACCGCTTTTTGAAAGTTGAAGTAGCAGCAAACGGAACTTATACTTTATTCGATAAAATGAGCGGGATAGAGGCACGTGGACTTGGAGCATATGAGGACGTTGGCGACATTGGAAATGAATATATGTTCAAAGAAGCTGGCGATAAATTACGAGTAGATACGCTTCAATCGAAACCAGAAATTAGCGTTTTACGTGAAGATAAATTAGGAAAAACAATTATTATCCGTCATGAAATCGAAATCCCAGAAAGTGCCAGTGCTGCTGCATTTGCGGAAGAAAAAAGACGCTTAGTTTGGCATCCAGAACGTAAAAGCCCACGCTCAGAAAAACGAATTATTTTGAAAGTGGCGACAGAATTGACCTTAAACAAACACGATAAACAACTAGCGGTACGTGTCAAAATTGTTAACAACGCGGATGATCATCGCTTCCGAGTGTTATTCCCAACAGGTGTAACTTGCGAGACTCATCAAGCAGGTAGCGTTTTTGAAGTAACGACTCGGCCAAATAAACAAGCAAAAGAATGGACGAATCCAACGAGCGATAATCGTAAGCAAGCATTTGTTACAAGTGGTAATGTGCTAATTGCAACTCATGGTCTGCCAGAATATGAAGTAAGTGAAAATGGCGATAAACTTGAATTAACATTATTACGCGCCGTTTCAGAAATTGGCGATTGGGGCGACTTCCCGGCATACGAAGCAGAGTGCCATCGCGAAATCACAGCAGAGTTTTATGTTTTTCTAACGGATGGATCAAAGGCGATAAATAGTGAGCTTCCTGCCGAAGTAAACGCACTTCTCGCACCCGTTTATGCTATGCAACATAAACCATCTAACAAAGCAAAAATACTGCCAGAAAACCAAAATTTTGCTAAATGGAAAGCGGCGAATGGTCTCGTTTTCTCTACTTTTAAACTTGCTAAAGACAATAAGCGAATTGTCCGTTTTTACCAAACAGCAACCGAGCCAACTATTCTTCAAACGATTCACACTTGGGGAAAATCAACTATCTTAGAAGAAACGAGTATTGGTCAAGAAAAAAACTTCACTGTTCGTCCAAATGAAATCATCACATTAAAAGGAGTGTAA
- a CDS encoding alpha-mannosidase, protein MFFTKEKLWRRLDEVALYRYDKKCPITIFQSAEDKDGAISARPENVVYDDELKVGANWAGRDRYLWLKATVTFPALKENTRLIGYFDFGNTGDGHNSGFESLLFVDGKPFQGVDQNHREVLFPDSFAGTTAELTFRLWSGLEGGGIPTIQTHQLKEAFIGYLQLSIDDLYFTSKAALKTVDELEENNPSHAKLLQAINRAFLAIDWSIPGSPTNIASMETANQLLQTGVKEIPKNFPVKVAAVGHTHIDVAWLWRLKHTREKAARSFSTVLHLMEDYPEYLFLQSQPQLYAYIKEDYPEIYEKIKAKIKDGAWEADGGMWLEADCNIPSGESLVRQMLYGQKFLREEFGKPSSFLWLPDVFGYSWALPQILRKSGIKTFMTTKISWNQYNRMPHDTFQWRGIDGTEILTHFITAPEKNSHISTYNGKMTARELAGLWTKYQDKEINQELLLAYGYGDGGGGVNREMLEMRRRYDTMPGIPEVKPKSATDYFNDLHETIENTDQYVHTWNGELYFEYHRGTYTSQAFTKKMNRKIELGLRDSEWLSVLANLQQGTTYPTKKLADIWQILLRNQFHDIIPGSSIKEVYDDALIEYTEAMTENTALITEQLTNLTTAADEKITLWNSSTWSRARYVEVSPLSADDTLGFYDETNTPLPAQKLANGKWLIHHPNLPALGATSISVKKATAVLELTPFEYDENQLETPFYQITWNEAGQFTSIFDKKNNRQVLAENARGNVFQLFEDKPMWHDAWDIDLFYQEKQKEIADLSSFELLENGPLRLTLKQVRHSEKSQITQLIHFYHNSPEIRFETEVDWQDRNQLLKVAFPVSVHASEASYDIQFGNVKRPTHWNTSWDYARFETVGHQWADLSEKNYGVSLLNESKYGYDIKDSTIRLTLLKAAGYPDTEADLGIQNFTYSLYPHNGDFLDGETVKTAWELNNPIFTSNGAVETFSLFHTTNPYVMIDSVKQAEDENGFIVRLHEFAGTHGEATLASDYTITATQECNLLEEDEEINTTTTFPIAPFEIKTFRVHLA, encoded by the coding sequence ATGTTTTTTACAAAAGAGAAATTATGGCGTAGGTTGGATGAAGTCGCACTCTATCGTTATGACAAAAAATGCCCAATCACCATTTTCCAATCAGCTGAAGATAAAGATGGGGCTATTTCCGCTAGACCAGAAAATGTGGTTTATGATGATGAACTTAAAGTTGGAGCAAATTGGGCTGGGCGTGACCGTTATTTATGGTTAAAAGCGACAGTCACTTTTCCAGCATTAAAAGAAAATACTCGATTAATTGGTTACTTTGACTTTGGAAATACCGGCGACGGACATAATTCAGGTTTTGAATCGTTACTATTTGTTGATGGAAAACCATTCCAAGGAGTAGACCAAAATCACCGTGAAGTTCTATTTCCAGATAGTTTTGCTGGAACGACCGCTGAACTTACTTTTCGGTTATGGTCTGGACTTGAAGGTGGCGGTATCCCGACAATTCAAACACATCAACTGAAAGAAGCTTTTATCGGCTATTTACAACTATCAATTGATGATTTGTATTTCACTAGTAAAGCAGCTTTGAAAACAGTAGATGAGTTAGAAGAAAATAATCCGAGTCACGCTAAACTTCTTCAAGCCATTAATCGTGCTTTTCTAGCTATAGATTGGTCTATTCCAGGCTCTCCAACGAATATCGCCTCAATGGAGACAGCCAATCAATTGCTTCAAACAGGAGTAAAGGAAATTCCGAAAAACTTCCCTGTGAAAGTAGCTGCTGTTGGCCACACTCATATTGATGTCGCTTGGCTTTGGCGCTTAAAACACACTCGGGAAAAAGCAGCACGTTCTTTTTCAACGGTGCTTCATTTAATGGAAGATTATCCTGAATATTTATTTTTACAATCACAACCGCAACTTTATGCATATATTAAAGAAGATTATCCCGAAATTTACGAAAAAATCAAAGCTAAAATTAAAGATGGTGCTTGGGAGGCAGACGGCGGAATGTGGCTTGAAGCAGATTGTAACATTCCAAGTGGCGAATCTTTAGTGCGCCAAATGCTTTATGGACAGAAATTTTTACGCGAGGAGTTTGGTAAGCCATCTAGCTTTTTATGGTTACCGGATGTGTTTGGCTATAGTTGGGCCTTACCACAAATCCTTCGCAAATCCGGGATTAAAACTTTTATGACTACCAAAATAAGCTGGAATCAATATAACCGGATGCCGCATGATACCTTCCAGTGGCGCGGAATTGATGGAACAGAAATCTTAACTCATTTTATTACCGCACCTGAAAAAAATAGCCATATTTCCACTTACAATGGCAAAATGACTGCTCGCGAACTAGCAGGACTTTGGACAAAATATCAAGACAAAGAAATTAATCAGGAACTTTTACTTGCTTACGGATATGGAGATGGCGGTGGCGGTGTAAACCGGGAAATGCTTGAAATGCGTCGTCGCTATGATACCATGCCAGGAATTCCAGAAGTGAAGCCAAAAAGCGCTACAGATTATTTCAATGATTTACACGAAACTATCGAAAACACGGATCAATATGTTCATACATGGAACGGTGAGCTTTATTTTGAATATCATCGTGGTACCTATACAAGTCAGGCTTTTACGAAGAAGATGAATCGAAAAATCGAACTTGGACTTAGAGACAGCGAATGGCTTTCGGTTCTAGCAAACTTACAACAAGGAACTACCTACCCTACTAAAAAATTAGCAGATATTTGGCAAATTTTACTTCGAAACCAATTTCATGATATTATTCCGGGTTCTTCTATCAAAGAAGTTTATGATGATGCTTTAATTGAATACACGGAGGCAATGACTGAAAATACGGCACTTATCACTGAACAACTAACTAATTTAACAACAGCGGCCGACGAAAAAATAACGCTCTGGAATAGCTCCACTTGGTCGCGCGCGCGTTATGTTGAAGTTTCGCCTTTAAGCGCTGATGATACTTTAGGATTTTATGATGAAACGAATACACCACTTCCAGCACAAAAACTAGCAAATGGAAAGTGGCTTATCCATCATCCAAATCTGCCTGCGCTCGGTGCAACAAGTATTTCCGTCAAAAAAGCTACCGCTGTTTTAGAATTGACACCTTTTGAATATGATGAAAATCAGTTAGAAACGCCATTTTACCAAATTACTTGGAATGAAGCAGGACAATTCACCTCGATTTTTGACAAAAAAAATAACCGCCAAGTATTGGCAGAAAATGCCCGTGGAAATGTTTTCCAATTATTTGAAGATAAGCCAATGTGGCATGATGCCTGGGATATCGACCTATTTTATCAAGAAAAACAAAAAGAAATTGCTGACTTAAGTTCTTTTGAATTACTAGAAAATGGACCGCTTCGTTTAACATTAAAACAAGTACGCCATTCGGAAAAATCACAAATTACCCAATTGATTCATTTTTATCACAACAGTCCAGAAATTCGTTTTGAAACCGAAGTGGATTGGCAAGATCGTAATCAATTGTTGAAAGTAGCATTCCCTGTTTCTGTGCATGCAAGTGAAGCTAGCTATGATATCCAGTTCGGTAATGTCAAACGACCAACTCATTGGAATACCAGCTGGGACTATGCTAGATTTGAAACAGTCGGACATCAATGGGCTGACCTTTCTGAGAAAAATTACGGTGTTAGTTTGTTAAATGAGTCGAAATATGGCTATGATATTAAAGATTCCACTATCCGGTTAACTTTGCTTAAGGCAGCAGGATATCCGGATACAGAAGCAGACTTAGGTATACAGAATTTCACTTATTCGCTTTACCCGCACAATGGCGATTTCCTTGATGGTGAGACTGTAAAAACGGCATGGGAGCTTAATAATCCTATTTTCACTTCTAATGGAGCAGTGGAGACATTTTCACTTTTCCATACTACGAATCCATATGTAATGATTGATAGTGTCAAACAAGCAGAGGACGAAAACGGATTTATCGTTCGTTTACATGAATTTGCTGGAACACACGGGGAAGCAACACTCGCAAGTGATTACACGATTACTGCTACTCAGGAATGTAATTTACTTGAAGAAGACGAAGAAATTAACACAACCACGACTTTCCCAATTGCTCCATTTGAAATTAAAACTTTCCGAGTGCATTTGGCATAA
- the cspB gene encoding cold-shock protein CspB has translation MQTGTVKWFNSEKGFGFIEVEGGDDVFVHFSAIEGDGFKTLDEGQSVEFEIVEGQRGPQAEKVTKL, from the coding sequence ATGCAAACAGGTACAGTAAAATGGTTTAACAGTGAAAAAGGCTTCGGTTTCATCGAAGTAGAAGGCGGAGATGATGTATTCGTACATTTCAGCGCTATCGAAGGTGACGGATTCAAAACTTTAGACGAAGGTCAAAGCGTAGAATTTGAAATCGTTGAAGGGCAACGTGGCCCACAAGCAGAAAAAGTTACAAAACTTTAA
- a CDS encoding phosphatase PAP2 family protein, protein MNTNRKKATPLFVIGGFCLILFITIASAIATESNWVARFDLNWIGKIRDGIQPDKTSIVKLVTNLGSAETTIILTIIVVLILFFLRKFVVGLWFGGTMLVCGVVLNLALKSLVGRHRPDSVNWLISESGYSFPSGHATATAVFYGLAGLFLIFTVPKIWQKIVIGIITYGFILFVMYTRVYLGVHFPTDVLGGFFLGTASVCISLGVYFIARKPLHNLLVRWRIKDRSIIE, encoded by the coding sequence ATGAACACAAATCGAAAAAAAGCAACACCGTTATTCGTTATCGGCGGATTTTGTCTTATTTTATTTATTACAATTGCCTCAGCTATTGCTACTGAAAGTAACTGGGTAGCGCGTTTTGATTTAAACTGGATTGGAAAAATTCGTGATGGGATTCAACCAGATAAAACTTCTATCGTAAAATTAGTTACTAACCTTGGAAGTGCTGAAACAACTATTATTTTAACCATTATTGTCGTTTTAATTCTATTCTTCTTACGTAAATTCGTGGTTGGACTTTGGTTTGGTGGAACGATGCTTGTTTGCGGAGTTGTACTTAATCTTGCGCTCAAAAGTTTAGTTGGTCGCCACCGTCCAGATAGTGTTAATTGGTTAATTAGCGAATCAGGATATAGTTTCCCAAGTGGTCACGCAACAGCAACAGCCGTATTTTATGGACTTGCAGGTTTGTTCTTAATTTTCACTGTTCCTAAAATTTGGCAAAAAATTGTTATCGGAATTATTACTTACGGATTTATCTTGTTTGTCATGTACACACGCGTTTATCTTGGCGTGCATTTCCCAACAGATGTGCTCGGCGGATTTTTCCTTGGAACAGCATCTGTTTGTATCTCGTTAGGTGTATACTTTATTGCCCGCAAACCATTACATAATTTACTGGTTAGATGGCGCATTAAAGATAGAAGTATCATCGAATAA
- the dapF gene encoding diaminopimelate epimerase has translation MATIHFTKVHGSQNSFFLVDEEENNISSWSDAKRADFAIKLCDKTHAFGGADGILYVSKSSEAETIGQMKVVNSDGSLASMCGNGLRTVARYLLEKHHLTEAKVETMKAILDVKKASSLGFDIPTYQVEISPVNFNLKSLPMNLPVEKLINQVVPELDAELAFSAVSVPNPHLIAFVDQAVLDSDKQEKLASYLNGENPFFPDGVNVSFVKRLSEDAIYVRTFERGVGFTNACGTAMSACSLIKKMLDRDVLEIPLNVYNDGGRVQVTAKEDAEGELSLQLIGNATFVNVGTVSYDGDEVEPLTNEATPEQASYEQLAEEVKQFLKTTEKRS, from the coding sequence ATGGCAACAATTCACTTTACAAAAGTACATGGATCGCAAAATAGCTTTTTCTTAGTGGATGAAGAAGAAAATAATATTAGCAGTTGGTCGGATGCTAAGCGGGCTGATTTTGCAATAAAATTATGTGATAAAACGCATGCTTTTGGTGGAGCTGACGGAATTTTATATGTTTCAAAAAGCAGTGAGGCAGAAACAATTGGTCAAATGAAAGTAGTTAATTCAGATGGCTCACTTGCTTCCATGTGTGGCAATGGCTTAAGAACAGTGGCTCGTTATTTACTGGAAAAACATCACTTAACAGAAGCGAAAGTAGAAACAATGAAAGCTATTTTAGATGTAAAAAAAGCGTCTTCCCTGGGCTTTGATATTCCTACTTATCAAGTGGAAATTTCTCCAGTGAATTTTAATCTGAAAAGTTTGCCAATGAATTTACCGGTAGAAAAATTAATTAACCAAGTTGTTCCTGAACTCGACGCGGAACTTGCTTTTTCAGCTGTTTCTGTCCCCAACCCGCATTTAATTGCTTTTGTTGATCAAGCGGTATTAGATTCGGACAAACAGGAAAAATTAGCTAGCTATTTAAATGGCGAAAATCCCTTTTTCCCAGATGGCGTGAATGTTAGTTTTGTAAAAAGACTAAGTGAAGACGCGATTTACGTGCGTACTTTTGAACGTGGCGTTGGTTTTACTAATGCTTGCGGGACAGCGATGTCGGCTTGTAGCTTAATTAAAAAAATGTTGGATAGAGATGTACTTGAAATACCTCTTAATGTGTATAATGACGGCGGAAGAGTCCAAGTTACTGCGAAAGAAGATGCAGAAGGAGAGCTATCTTTACAATTAATTGGCAATGCGACATTCGTAAATGTTGGAACAGTGAGCTATGACGGAGATGAAGTAGAACCGTTAACAAATGAAGCTACCCCTGAGCAAGCTAGCTACGAGCAACTTGCAGAAGAAGTGAAGCAGTTTTTAAAAACAACAGAAAAAAGGAGTTAA